The Amycolatopsis sp. DG1A-15b genome window below encodes:
- a CDS encoding alpha-L-arabinofuranosidase B: MSRQPRYVREHRIAPALIVAGTLVTGLLVGGGTSQAATQGPCDIYAAGGTPCVAAHSTTRALYGAYTGPLYQVRRASDSATRDIAPLAAGGVANASTQDSFCAGTTCLITVIYDQSGRNNRLTQAPPGGFQGPAAGGYDNLANATAAPITVGGHKAYGVYVAPGTGYRNNNTNGIATGDQPEGMYAIFDGTHYNGGCCFDYGNAERNSRDNGNGTMEAIYFGNIKVWGYGAGNGPWIMADLENGLFSGVNQHYNANDPSISHRFLTAIVKGGPNRWAIRGGNAQSGGVSTFYDGVRPNVAGYNPMKKEGAIILGIGGDNSVGARGTFYEGVMTSGYPSEATENAVQANITAAGYATSSAGTGLTPGTSVSLRATTACCTDRYIHHTGSTVDTAVVGSGSSATEKGNASWTVRTGLGSGSCVSFESKNAAGQYLRHQNYRLYLQANDGSSLFAQDATFCPEAGRNGQGASLRSLNFADRYVRHYDNIVYIAANGGPNTFDNANAYSDDVSWLVSAPWAS, from the coding sequence ATGTCACGACAGCCGAGATACGTCCGTGAGCACCGCATCGCGCCGGCCCTGATCGTCGCCGGCACGCTCGTCACCGGCCTCCTCGTCGGTGGCGGTACGTCCCAGGCGGCCACCCAGGGGCCGTGCGACATCTACGCGGCCGGCGGCACGCCCTGCGTCGCCGCGCATTCCACGACCCGGGCCCTGTACGGCGCCTACACCGGTCCGCTGTACCAGGTCAGGCGCGCTTCGGACAGCGCCACGCGCGACATCGCCCCCTTGGCCGCGGGCGGCGTGGCCAACGCCTCGACGCAGGATTCGTTCTGCGCGGGAACCACCTGCCTGATCACCGTCATCTACGACCAGTCCGGCCGGAACAACCGTCTCACGCAGGCGCCGCCCGGTGGGTTCCAGGGACCGGCCGCCGGCGGGTACGACAACCTTGCCAACGCCACCGCGGCACCGATCACCGTCGGCGGTCACAAGGCCTACGGCGTCTACGTGGCTCCCGGAACCGGCTACCGCAACAACAACACCAACGGCATCGCGACCGGTGACCAGCCGGAGGGCATGTACGCGATCTTCGACGGGACGCACTACAACGGCGGCTGCTGCTTCGACTACGGCAACGCCGAGCGCAACAGCCGGGACAACGGCAACGGCACGATGGAAGCCATCTACTTCGGCAACATCAAGGTCTGGGGCTACGGCGCCGGCAACGGCCCGTGGATCATGGCCGACCTGGAAAACGGCCTGTTCTCCGGGGTCAACCAGCACTACAACGCCAACGACCCGAGCATCAGCCACCGCTTCCTCACCGCCATCGTCAAGGGCGGCCCGAACCGGTGGGCCATCCGCGGCGGCAACGCCCAGTCCGGCGGCGTGTCCACCTTCTACGACGGCGTGCGCCCGAACGTCGCGGGCTACAACCCGATGAAGAAGGAAGGAGCCATCATCCTGGGCATCGGCGGCGACAACAGCGTCGGCGCCCGCGGCACCTTCTACGAAGGCGTGATGACCTCCGGTTATCCGTCGGAAGCCACGGAAAACGCGGTGCAGGCCAACATCACCGCGGCCGGCTACGCCACGAGTTCCGCGGGCACCGGGCTGACGCCGGGCACGTCCGTCTCGCTGCGCGCCACCACCGCCTGCTGCACCGACCGCTACATCCACCACACGGGATCCACTGTGGACACCGCGGTGGTCGGCAGCGGCAGCTCGGCCACGGAAAAGGGCAACGCCTCCTGGACCGTCCGGACCGGACTCGGCAGCGGCTCGTGCGTGTCGTTCGAGTCGAAGAACGCGGCCGGGCAGTACCTGCGGCACCAGAACTACCGGCTTTACCTGCAGGCCAACGACGGGAGTTCGCTGTTCGCCCAGGACGCGACCTTCTGCCCGGAGGCCGGCCGCAACGGCCAAGGTGCCTCGCTCAGATCGCTCAACTTCGCCGACCGGTACGTCCGCCACTACGACAACATCGTCTACATCGCCGCCAACGGCGGTCCGAACACCTTCGACAACGCCAACGCCTACAGCGATGACGTGAGCTGGCTCGTCAGCGCACCGTGGGCTTCCTGA
- a CDS encoding LacI family DNA-binding transcriptional regulator: MNIGEIARRAGVSRSTVSYALSGKRPVSAATVQRINDVIAELGYRPNASARALAEGRTRTLGLVVPPASRRLTDVQLGFVGSVVDAAAAHDLDVLLSPSGGDHDRSFERIVTGRRVDGVILMEILLEDPRVERLSQASLPFVTIGHVEHPGASWWVDVDYGALITRCVHHLADLGHEEVVLINRSAELVAAGYGPALRSATGFLDATAARGLTARTVCCADEAAAGLACFEQIRTQWPSVTAAVTINEAALPGVQRALHRAGLEVPRDFSLTGVIAERLAEDFHPPLTAADVPAVELGRLAVDLLLAQIADAGAEPRHALLEPPISLRSSTGARRRHG, from the coding sequence ATGAACATCGGGGAGATCGCGCGTCGCGCCGGGGTTTCGCGCAGCACCGTGTCGTACGCGCTGAGCGGCAAGCGCCCGGTCTCGGCGGCCACCGTGCAGCGCATCAACGACGTCATCGCCGAGCTCGGCTACCGGCCCAACGCCAGCGCCCGCGCCCTGGCCGAAGGCCGCACGCGCACCCTGGGCCTGGTGGTGCCGCCGGCCAGCCGCCGGCTGACCGACGTCCAGCTGGGGTTCGTCGGCAGCGTCGTCGACGCGGCCGCCGCTCACGACCTCGACGTCCTGCTCTCCCCCAGCGGCGGCGACCACGACCGGTCGTTCGAGCGCATCGTGACCGGCCGGCGGGTCGACGGCGTGATCCTGATGGAGATCCTCCTCGAGGACCCCCGGGTCGAGCGGCTGAGCCAGGCGAGCCTGCCGTTCGTGACGATCGGCCACGTCGAGCACCCCGGGGCGTCCTGGTGGGTCGACGTCGACTACGGCGCCCTGATCACGCGCTGCGTGCACCACCTGGCGGATCTCGGCCACGAAGAGGTGGTGCTCATCAACCGTTCGGCCGAGCTCGTCGCGGCGGGCTACGGCCCCGCCCTGCGCTCGGCCACGGGGTTCCTCGACGCCACCGCGGCGCGGGGCCTGACGGCGCGAACGGTGTGCTGCGCGGACGAAGCGGCCGCCGGCCTGGCCTGCTTCGAGCAGATCCGGACGCAGTGGCCGTCGGTGACGGCGGCGGTGACGATCAACGAAGCGGCCCTGCCGGGCGTCCAGCGCGCGCTGCACCGGGCGGGCCTCGAGGTCCCCCGCGACTTTTCGCTGACGGGGGTGATCGCGGAGCGCCTGGCGGAGGACTTCCACCCCCCGCTGACGGCGGCGGACGTGCCCGCGGTGGAACTGGGACGGCTGGCGGTGGACCTGCTGCTGGCGCAGATCGCGGACGCGGGCGCGGAACCCCGGCACGCGCTGCTGGAGCCGCCGATCTCGCTGCGGTCGAGCACGGGCGCGCGGCGCCGCCACGGCTGA
- a CDS encoding GDSL-type esterase/lipase family protein produces MTVRSVWAGRQPSTNSPALVPGSNHRATFHFRHAVTIPPGASVWTDPLPLSVRRGDHVAVSVYAPGAPVNDHTFPPPETDTPGSFTSAGAGDAGADESGSAYGPFAPGVLWWADAISAVSPARGTIVALGDSITDGYNAFGGGPRWTDVLAERIGTLPPSRRLSVANAGISGNTVSVQPNPYDPTGQCCGPPAPVRLDRDVLSLPGVRYVLLLEGTNDLGGGDNAAPAPAVQVIDAMRTIAGRVHAAGRRIVGATILPMCNAAGSPKEQARLAVNAWIRTSGTFDAVLDFDTVLRDPADPTVIRADWRTDCYHPNAAGDRLLGDSIDLKVFAR; encoded by the coding sequence ATGACCGTGCGATCGGTCTGGGCCGGCCGGCAGCCGTCGACGAATTCGCCCGCGCTGGTGCCGGGATCGAACCACCGGGCCACGTTCCACTTCCGGCACGCCGTGACGATCCCGCCGGGCGCCAGCGTGTGGACCGACCCGCTGCCGCTGTCGGTCCGGCGCGGCGACCACGTCGCGGTGAGCGTGTACGCGCCGGGTGCGCCGGTCAACGACCACACGTTCCCGCCGCCGGAGACGGACACGCCGGGGTCGTTCACCTCGGCCGGGGCCGGTGACGCCGGGGCGGACGAGTCGGGGAGCGCGTACGGGCCCTTCGCGCCCGGCGTCCTGTGGTGGGCGGACGCGATCAGCGCCGTGTCGCCCGCCCGCGGCACGATCGTCGCCCTCGGTGACTCGATCACCGACGGCTACAACGCTTTCGGCGGCGGACCGCGCTGGACCGACGTGCTCGCCGAGCGCATCGGGACGCTCCCCCCGTCGCGGCGGCTGTCGGTGGCCAACGCGGGAATCAGCGGCAACACCGTCAGCGTCCAGCCGAACCCGTACGACCCCACCGGCCAGTGCTGCGGCCCGCCCGCGCCGGTCCGGCTCGACCGCGACGTGCTCTCGCTGCCCGGCGTGCGGTACGTCCTGCTGCTGGAGGGGACGAACGACCTGGGTGGCGGCGACAACGCGGCCCCGGCCCCGGCCGTGCAGGTCATCGACGCCATGCGCACCATCGCCGGGCGGGTGCACGCGGCGGGCCGCCGGATCGTCGGCGCGACGATCCTGCCGATGTGCAACGCGGCCGGCAGCCCGAAGGAACAGGCCCGGCTCGCGGTCAACGCGTGGATCCGCACGTCCGGGACGTTCGACGCGGTCCTCGACTTCGACACCGTGCTGCGCGACCCGGCGGACCCGACGGTCATCCGCGCGGACTGGCGCACCGACTGCTACCACCCGAACGCGGCAGGCGACCGGCTCCTCGGCGATTCGATCGACCTGAAGGTCTTCGCCCGCTGA